One window of the Periophthalmus magnuspinnatus isolate fPerMag1 chromosome 17, fPerMag1.2.pri, whole genome shotgun sequence genome contains the following:
- the zgc:162816 gene encoding D-threo-3-hydroxyaspartate dehydratase: MEGDPISSLCTPALVVDIDKVKKNAERMSKRYKELGVQLRPHMKTHKTIECADIMTGGSRRCIVVSTLAEACFYADYGFDDILFAYSVPFDKVERCAALSERLDLFQVLLDHPDALEQLKKRPLRDGRLWHVWMKLDCGNGRAGVLHSLPEALTLAQAIHSAEGAELTGVYAHCGNTYNCKGVEQIQAVAQETSTLTLQFMEKLKAVGITCKSSIGSTPSCSHPVKDMAQLSEVHPGNYVFYDVQQSMIGSCSLEDVAVRVLTRVIGHCPHRNQLLIDCGWTGLSLDGAGKLPSGYAVVEGHPDLKLLSMTQEHGRVEPISGKLDYSKYPLGTMLRLIPYHSCATAAMHPIYYVHCKDRLVGKWTPTRGW, translated from the exons ATGGAGGGGGACCCCATCTCATCCTTGTGCACTCCTGCTCTGGTGGTGGACATCGACAAAGTGAAGAAAAATGCAGAGAGGATGAGCAAACGTTATAAGGAGCTGGGAGTACAACTTCGACCACACATGAAGACTCACAAAACCAt TGAGTGTGCTGATATAATGACTGGTGGATCGCGGAGATGTATTGTAGTTTCCACTTTGGCAGAGGCCTGTTTCTATGCTGACTATGGATTTGACGACATCCTTTTTGCTTATTCTGTTCCTTTTGACAAG GTGGAGCGTTGTGCAGCATTGTCCGAGAGGCTGGATCTCTTCCAGGTTTTGTTGGATCATCCCGATGCTTTGGAGCAACTCAAAAAGAGGCCTCTGCGAGATGGGCGGCTCTGGCATGTTTGGATGAAGCTTGACTGTGGAAATGGAAGAG CTGGTGTTTTGCACTCACTGCCCGAGGCTCTTACTCTGGCTCAGGCCATTCATTCTGCTGAAGGAGCAGAACTGACTGGAGTCTACGCTCACTGTGGAAACACCTACAACTGCAAAGGGGTTGAGCAGATACAGGCCGTCGCTCAAGAAACCTCCACATTAACACTACAGTTTATGGAAAA ACTGAAGGCTGTAGGCATCACGTGCAAGTCCAGTATTGGCTCCACACCCTCCTGTAGCCATCCAGTCAAAGATATGGCCCAGCTCAGTGAAGTTCACCCAGGAAATTACGTATTTTATG aTGTGCAGCAGTCTATGATTGGCTCCTGCAGCTTGGAGGATGTGGCTGTGAGGGTTTTGACACGAGTCATTGGCCACTGTCCTCACAGAAACCAGCTCCTCATTGACTGTGGGTGGACAGGACTGAG CCTTGACGGAGCAGGAAAACTTCCATCTGGATATGCTGTAGTGGAAGGACATCCAGATTTAAA GCTGCTGTCCATGACTCAGGAGCACGGACGAGTTGAGCCCATCTCTGGAAAACTGGACTATAGCAAATATCCTTTGGGCACAATGCTCAGACTTATTCCTTACCAT tcttGTGCAACAGCAGCAATGCACCCCATATACTATGTCCACTGCAAAGATAGACTTGTGGGAAAGTGGACACCAACACGTGGATGGTGA
- the pecr gene encoding LOW QUALITY PROTEIN: peroxisomal trans-2-enoyl-CoA reductase (The sequence of the model RefSeq protein was modified relative to this genomic sequence to represent the inferred CDS: deleted 3 bases in 3 codons), translating into MAATSVFRPGLFNHKVAIVTGGGTGIGKAISAELLELGCNVVISSRKAEKLKTAVEELKTKVSPSNPATVTSVTCNIRSEDEVKTLVSEVLKQYGRIDFLVNNGGGQFTSATENISSKGWRAVIDTNLNGTFQCCKEVYTAWMKQHGGVIVNIIADMWKGFPGMAHTGAARAGVDNLTKSLSIEWASSGVRVNAVAPGTIFSKTAMENYKDIGPVLFKRSIPFIPAKRLGLPEEISSAVCFLLSPGASYISGATLRVDAGQSLYHSVWEIPDHSAWPEAPEGENLQAVKELLDTPKSKL; encoded by the exons ATGGCGGCTACCAGtgtgttcagacctggtttgttTAATCATAAAGTTGCAATTGTAACTGGAGGAGGCACCGGGATCGGTAAAGCTATATCTGCAGAGCTGCTTGAACTAG GTTGCAATGTGGTGATCTCTAGCAGAAAAGCAGAGAAGCTGAAGACTGCAGTGGAGGAACTGAAAACAAAGGTCTCCCCCTCCAACCCAGCCACTGTCACCTCTGTGACATGCAACATCCGCAGTGAGGACGAG GTGAAGACACTTGTTTCAGAAGTATTGAAACAATATGGACGCATAGATTTTCTGGTCAACAATGGTGGGGGCCAGTTTACAAGCGCCACTGAAAATATTTCTTCAAAAGGCTGGAGGGCTGTGATAGACACCAACCTAAATGGGACATTTCAATGCTGCAAAGAGG TTTACACTGCATGGATGAAACAACATGGAGGGGTGATTGTAAACATTATTGCTGACATGTGGAAAGGCTTCCCTGGCATGGC TCACACAGGAGCTGCAAGGGCAGGCGTGGACAACCTCACCAAGAGCTTGTCTATTGAGTGGGCGTCCTCAGGAGTC CGTGTTAACGCTGTCGCACCA GGTACAATATTTTCC AAAACTGCTATGGAAAACTAT AAGGACATTGGGCCTGTTTTATTCAAGAGGTCTATACCATTTATTCCTGCAAAAAGACTGGGATTACCGGAGGAG atcTCTTCAGCAGTCTGTTTCCTGTTGTCTCCGGGTGCATCCTACATTTCAGGAGCCACACTGAGAGTAGATGCAGGCCAGAGTCTTTACCATTCAGTCTGGGAAATACCTG ATCACAGTGCATGGCCTGAAGCACCAGAGGGAGAAAATCTTCAAGCTGTGAAAGAACTGCTTGACACACCAAAAAGCAAactataa
- the si:ch211-227n13.3 gene encoding uncharacterized protein si:ch211-227n13.3 gives MSVSSVMSGPSRRYNPCADKPLTLCPACRKLQQKAKRMKAPRKDKLLDTNPKSLTCDQWILLKPWRSKKKFDGRGNQLGIVQSIHKLLVVKKSKKKNYLGAEDMCSRPHVFLQRNLFHWMKKPMMKERKKNRKKRAREDSQGTRVAKRKRTHNNDQPISNSLIHNTEPIRNCFTHNSSLDPISSPCSTSSLESGPDDSDLMCRLLPVSVPSEASDSFKEVTNCQIVSKKVGGFKDLLAQLRGNNSMIIRETRS, from the exons ATGTCAGTCAGCAGCGTCATGTCAGGACCATCCCGCCGTTATAACCCCTGTGCTGACAAACCACTGACCCTATGTCCAGCCTGCCGCAAACTTCAGCAGAAGGCAAAGAGGATGAAAGCACCTCGCAAGGACAAACTCTTGGACACCA ACCCCAAATCTCTCACATGTGATCAATGGATTCTGCTCAAACCATGGAGAAGCAAAAAGAAGTTTGACGGCAGGGG GAATCAGTTGGGTATTGTGCAGTCAATCCACAAACTACTAGTGGTGAAAAAatccaagaaaaaaaattatctgGGGGCTGAAGATATGTGCTCAAGACCGCATGTATTTTTACAAAG aAATCTCTTCCACTGGATGAAAAAGCCAATgatgaaggagagaaagaagaaccGGAAGAAGAGGGCTCGAGAAGACTCTCAGGGCACACGTGTGGCTAAACGGAAACGTACCCACAACAACGACCAACCAATCAGCAACAGCCTTATTCACAACACTGAGCCAATAAGAAATTGTTTCACTCACAACAGCAGTCTTGATCCGATAAGTAGTCCCTGCAGCACCTCATCTCTAGAAAGTGGTCCAGACGACTCTGATCTGATGTGCAGGCtgctccctgtgtctgtccccTCTGAAGCATCGGACAGTTTTAAGGAGGTCACAAATTGTCAAATTGTCTCTAAAAAAGTAGGTGGATTCAAAGACTTACTGGCCCAGCTGAGAGGGAACAACAGCATGATCATCAGAGAGACCCGATCCTGA
- the LOC129456137 gene encoding UDP-glucuronosyltransferase-like isoform X1 — protein sequence MDTRFVSQAKRQSQLGPAVDYPNKKITMWKATLLVFVLLNMADEVISSNVSTSSAPFLGKLLVIPMDGSHWVGMKAIAQEMGRRGHQVTVVIPEISVRMGPGKHYQTVTFPVPYDKAYIDTVISANKGMMSKEALPFMEKMRKGIAKFQKIRRLLLGTAESLLFNDTLISHLQQQGFDAVLTDPMVPTGSLMARKFGLPTINLLRGIPCSLDIKSAGCPSPPSFVPRFFTGYTDKMSFKQRIINTIVALFEPLMCRLLYWHFDQITSEFLGEDTTVAEILSDSDIWLLRLDFASEFPRPLMPNMVLVGGINCNVRNPLPDDLQPWVSGQHGFVVMTFGTMVADMPEETRKIFFDAFKQIPQKVIWRYNGSVPEKVPENVKLMKWVPQNDLLAHPGARAFLTHAGSHGLFEGLCHAVPMLMMPLTAEQPDNAQKMANKGAGVVLNIQTITTEILLDGLKEVINNPKYKENLQKLSAIHNDRPIDPLELSVYWTEYVMKHKGVKHLKATVNELNWIQYYSLDVTAFLLIVTLLFTMIIIKGLKLCYSWLSWKRKQD from the exons ATGGATACGCGCTTCGTCTCTCAGGCAAAAAGACAG TCACAGTTGGGACCTGCTGTGGACTATCCAAACAAGAAGATAACAATGTGGAAGGCGACTCTCTTAGTGTTTGTGTTGCTCAACATGGCAGACGAAGTGATTTCAAGCAATGTCTCTACCAGCTCTGCTCCTTTCTTGGGCAAACTTTTGGTGATCCCAATGGATGGAAGTCACTGGGTGGGCATGAAAGCAATTGCTCAGGAAATGGGTCGTCGTGGGCACCAGGTGACAGTTGTAATTCCGGAGATCAGTGTCCGTATGGGTCCAGGGAAGCACTACCAGACTGTCACTTTCCCTGTCCCGTATGACAAGGCCTATATTGATACAGTGATATCAGCAAACAAAGGTATGATGAGTAAAGAAGCACTGCCCTTTATGGAGAAGATGAGAAAGGGGATAGCAAAATTTCAGAAAATTAGAAGATTACTTTTAGGAACAGCAGAGAGCCTTCTGTTCAACGACACACTCATCTCACATCTTCAGCAGCAG GGTTTTGATGCTGTGCTGACAGATCCTATGGTTCCCACTGGCTCATTAATGGCTCGTAAATTTG GTCTCCCCACTATAAATCTACTGAGAGGGATACCATGTTCGTTGGATATTAAGTCTGCAGGCTGTCCCTCTCCACCTTCATTTGTACCCCGCTTTTTCACTGGATACACAGACAAAATGAGCTTCAAGCAGAGAATTATTAACACAATA GTGGCTTTGTTTGAACCTCTGATGTGCCGTTTGCTTTACTGGCACTTTGATCAAATTACCTCTGAATTTCTTGGTGAGGATACAACTGTGGCCGAAATTCTGTCTGACTCTGATATCTGGTTGCTAAG ACTTGACTTTGCATCAGAGTTTCCTCGTCCTCTCATGCCGAATATGGTTCTTGTAGGTGGTATCAACTGTAATGTAAGAAATCCTCTGCCGGAT GATCTCCAACCATGGGTTTCAGGACAGCATGGTTTTGTAGTGATGACGTTTGGTACCATGGTGGCTGATATGCCAGAGGAAACCAGAAAAATTTTCTTTGATGCTTTTAAACAAATTCCACAAAag GTTATATGGAGATACAATGGGTCAGTTCCAGAAAAGGTCCCTGAAAATGTCAAGTTAATGAAGTGGGTACCCCAGAATGACTTGCTAG CACATCCAGGGGCTCGAGCTTTCTTAACCCACGCTGGCTCACACGGATTGTTTGAGGGACTCTGCCATGCTGTTCCTATGCTCATGATGCCATTAACCGCAGAACAACCAGACAATGCACAGAAGATGGCAAACAAAGGAGCAGGGGTTGTGTTGAATATACAGACCATCACTACTGAGATCCTTCTGGATGGACTTAAGGAGGTCATCAACAATCCAAA gTATAAGGAGAACTTACAGAAGCTGTCAGCAATCCACAATGACCGCCCTATTGATCCACTTGAGCTGTCTGTGTACTGGACAGAGTATGTGATGAAACACAAAGGAGTAAAGCACCTCAAAGCTACTGTTAATGAGCTTAACTGGATTCAGTACTACAGCCTGGATGTCACAGCTTTCCTTTTGATTGTCACACTGCTCTTTACAATGATTATAATCAAAGGTTTAAAATTATGCTACAGCTGGTTGAGCTGGAAACGAAAGCAAGATTAA
- the rpl37a gene encoding 60S ribosomal protein L37a gives MAKRTKKVGIVGKYGTRYGASLRKMVKKIEISQHSKYTCSFCGKTKMKRRAVGIWHCGSCRKTVAGGAWTYNTTSAVTVKSAIRRLKELKDQ, from the exons ATG GCTAAGCGCACGAAGAAGGTGGGGATCGTTGGTAAATATGGCACGCGTTATGGTGCTTCGCTGAGGAAGATGGTCAAGAAAATTGAAATCTCCCAGCATTCAAAATACACTTGCTCTTTCTGTGGAAAG AccaagatgaagaggagggctGTTGGTATCTGGCACTGCGGATCCTGCAGGAAGACTGTAGCTGGAGGAGCCTGGACTTACAA CACAACTTCCGCTGTCACAGTGAAGTCTGCGATCAGGAGGCTGAAGGAGTTGAAGGACCAGTAA
- the LOC129456137 gene encoding UDP-glucuronosyltransferase 1A1-like isoform X2, with product MDTRFVSQAKRQSQLGPAVDYPNKKITMWKATLLVFVLLNMADEVISSNVSTSSAPFLGKLLVIPMDGSHWVGMKAIAQEMGRRGHQVTVVIPEISVRMGPGKHYQTVTFPVPYDKAYIDTVISANKGMMSKEALPFMEKMRKGIAKFQKIRRLLLGTAESLLFNDTLISHLQQQGFDAVLTDPMVPTGSLMARKFGLPTINLLRGIPCSLDIKSAGCPSPPSFVPRFFTGYTDKMSFKQRIINTIVALFEPLMCRLLYWHFDQITSEFLGEDTTVAEILSDSDIWLLRLDFASEFPRPLMPNMVLVGGINCNVRNPLPDDLQPWVSGQHGFVVMTFGTMVADMPEETRKIFFDAFKQIPQKVIWRYNGSVPEKVPENVKLMNTSRGSSFLNPRWLTRIV from the exons ATGGATACGCGCTTCGTCTCTCAGGCAAAAAGACAG TCACAGTTGGGACCTGCTGTGGACTATCCAAACAAGAAGATAACAATGTGGAAGGCGACTCTCTTAGTGTTTGTGTTGCTCAACATGGCAGACGAAGTGATTTCAAGCAATGTCTCTACCAGCTCTGCTCCTTTCTTGGGCAAACTTTTGGTGATCCCAATGGATGGAAGTCACTGGGTGGGCATGAAAGCAATTGCTCAGGAAATGGGTCGTCGTGGGCACCAGGTGACAGTTGTAATTCCGGAGATCAGTGTCCGTATGGGTCCAGGGAAGCACTACCAGACTGTCACTTTCCCTGTCCCGTATGACAAGGCCTATATTGATACAGTGATATCAGCAAACAAAGGTATGATGAGTAAAGAAGCACTGCCCTTTATGGAGAAGATGAGAAAGGGGATAGCAAAATTTCAGAAAATTAGAAGATTACTTTTAGGAACAGCAGAGAGCCTTCTGTTCAACGACACACTCATCTCACATCTTCAGCAGCAG GGTTTTGATGCTGTGCTGACAGATCCTATGGTTCCCACTGGCTCATTAATGGCTCGTAAATTTG GTCTCCCCACTATAAATCTACTGAGAGGGATACCATGTTCGTTGGATATTAAGTCTGCAGGCTGTCCCTCTCCACCTTCATTTGTACCCCGCTTTTTCACTGGATACACAGACAAAATGAGCTTCAAGCAGAGAATTATTAACACAATA GTGGCTTTGTTTGAACCTCTGATGTGCCGTTTGCTTTACTGGCACTTTGATCAAATTACCTCTGAATTTCTTGGTGAGGATACAACTGTGGCCGAAATTCTGTCTGACTCTGATATCTGGTTGCTAAG ACTTGACTTTGCATCAGAGTTTCCTCGTCCTCTCATGCCGAATATGGTTCTTGTAGGTGGTATCAACTGTAATGTAAGAAATCCTCTGCCGGAT GATCTCCAACCATGGGTTTCAGGACAGCATGGTTTTGTAGTGATGACGTTTGGTACCATGGTGGCTGATATGCCAGAGGAAACCAGAAAAATTTTCTTTGATGCTTTTAAACAAATTCCACAAAag GTTATATGGAGATACAATGGGTCAGTTCCAGAAAAGGTCCCTGAAAATGTCAAGTTAATGAA CACATCCAGGGGCTCGAGCTTTCTTAACCCACGCTGGCTCACACGGATTGTTTGA
- the ndufb3 gene encoding NADH dehydrogenase [ubiquinone] 1 beta subcomplex subunit 3, which yields MGGDHGHSKVSLPDWKQWKVEGTPLEFTKQRLAARGLKDPWARNEAWRYAGGFSRAVTLSEVLLRGFKWGFAAFTVALAVEYTLFPPKKGGH from the exons ATGGGAGGGGACCATGGACACAGCAAAGTGTCTTTGCCTGACTGGAAGCAGTGGAAAGTCGAGGGAACGCCACTGGAGTTCACAAAACAGAGACTGGCAGCCAGAGGTCTGAAGGACCCATGGGCCCG CAATGAAGCATGGAGATATGCAGGTGGCTTCTCTCGTGCTGTGACTCTGTCAGAGGTTCTTCTGAGAGGATTCAAGTGGGGCTTTGCTGCCTTTACCGTTGCTTTGGCTGTAGAATATACACTGTTCCCACCCAAAAAGGGAGGCCATTGA
- the orc2 gene encoding origin recognition complex subunit 2 gives MSGLEVKFIGDKDVLEHIVDKQEGTQASSRAVQKMVTFKSPAGRRNKDQNGEENVDENGQLNENYIQALAAEDDDEGPVSSVAGSSIFTFQKSRRGHSMAQTASELARTPGKSVTFNTAPSEPSTPTRTGRHAKGEARTPQRNKKRQFVSTTPHRLRKRMTTPSLQSDSDSELSPSDSGEEQEEDEKMESTKKEKENVKAPQTPSKGLSAALYKTPAKKTKNAPEPAHQPSMVEEYFEAHGTSKVLTSDRTLEKLSTPKLDRETLIRLLEGKPSSYAKEIQVLHKKHCQHFSKWMLQLQLGFSVLVYGLGSKKSLLEDFRTSQLSQDTHLVINGFFPSITLKSILNALTSEVLEHHGSFRTPTDQIQFISQALKDDPDLHVYVIIHNIDGPMLRGEKTQSALAQLASLPNLHLVASIDHINGPLVWDQFKQSQFNWLWWECVTFQHYTEETSYENSLLVQQTGALALSSLTHVLRSLTPNARGIFKLLVKFQLENKDNPSYTGLSFQDFYQRCREAFLVNSDLTLRTQLTEFRDHKLIRTRKGADGVEYLIVPVEANTLVDFLENEQTV, from the exons ATGAGTGGGTTGGAGGTGAAGTTTATTGGGGATAAGGATGTCCTGGAGCACATCGTGGACAAACAGGAGG GGACACAAGCCAGCAGTAGGGCTGTCCAGAAGATGGTCACTTTCAAGAGTCCCGCGGGGAGACGCAACAAAGACCAGAATGGTGAAGAAAATGTGGATGAGAACGGGCAACTGAACGAAAATTATATACAGGCTTTAGCAGCAGAAG atgatGATGAGGGTCCTGTGTCTTCTGTAGCAGGCTCTTCCATTTTCACCTTTCAGAAAAGTAGACGTGGCCACAGTATGGCTCAAACAG CAAGTGAATTGGCTCGTACCCCTGGAAAGAGTGTAACATTCAACACAGCACCCAGTGAACCATCTACTCCAACTAGAACAGGACGAC ATGCCAAAGGAGAAGCTCGAACACCACAGAGG AACAAAAAAAGACAGTTTGTTTCCACTACACCTCACAGACTCAGGAAGAGAATGACAA cCCCAAGCCTGCAATCGGACAGTGACAGTGAGCTCTCCCCCTCTGACTCTGGAGAAGAACAGGAGGAGGATGAAAAGATGGAGTCcacaaagaaagagaaggagaatgTGAAGGCACCTCAGACTCCAAGTAAAGGCTTATCAGCAGCTCTTTACAAAACTCCAGCCAAGAAGACCAAGAATGCACCTGAACCTGCACATCAGCCCAGCATGGTGGAGGAGTACTTTGAAGCCCACGGCACTTCAAAAGTGCTGACATCAGATCGGACCCTTGAGAAACTGAGCACCCCTAAACTTGACAGA GAGACATTAATTCGACTTTTAGAGGGAAAACCATCAAGTTATGCAAAAGAAATTCAGGTGCTTCATAAGAAACATTGCCAGCATTTTAGCAAATGGATGTTGCAGCTGCA GTTAGGGTTTAGTGTCCTTGTTTACGGATTAGGAAGCAAAAAATCTCTGCTGGAGGATTTCCGGACCTCTCAACTATCTCAAGATACTCACCTTGTGATCAATGGTTTTTTCCCTTCTATTACCCTAAAATCA ATTTTAAATGCTTTGACAAGTGAGGTTCTTGAACATCATGGAAGTTTCCGAACTCCTACAGACCAGATTCAGTTCATCTCTCAAGCCCTTAAAGATg ATCCAGATCTCCATGTGTATGTTATTATTCACAATATTGATGGACCAATGTTGCGCGGAGAAAAAACTCAGAGCGCACTGGCACAGCTCGCTTCTCTGCCCAATCTGCACCTTGTTGCTTCTATTGACCATATCAATGGCCCACTAG TGTGGGACCAGTTTAAGCAGAGTCAGTTTAACTGGTTGTGGTGGGAGTGTGTTACATTTCAACACTACACAGAAGAGACCTCGTATGAAAACTCCCTCTTGGTGCAGCAGACGGGGGCTTTGGCTTTGTCCTCCCTCACTCATGTGCTACGAAGTTTGACACCAAATgcaag AGGAATTTTCAAATTGCTGGTAAAATTTCAGTTGGAAAACAAAGACAATCCATCATATACAG GATTGTCCTTCCAAGACTTTTATCAGCGCTGTCGAGAGGCGTTCTTGGTGAACTCTGATCTGACGTTGAGGACCCAGTTGACTGAGTTCAGAGATCATAAACTGATTCGCACACGAAAG GGTGCAGATGGAGTGGAGTATTTGATTGTCCCTGTTGAGGCAAATACGTTGGTGGATTTCCTGGAAAATGAGCAGACTGTATAA
- the cfap410 gene encoding cilia and flagella associated protein 410, translating to MKLSKKLVLAKAKASDLESIKKLNCWGCNLTDIAIFIHMPNIEVLTLSVNSITSLAPLAGCLNLCELYLRRNMISSLSELSHLRSLGHLKVLWLAENPCCGTDPNHYRLTVLRCLPHLQKLDNQVVTEEEVARALTQGEEVTTPTEPVQNQPSTNGQPDTETENDPLEYSMDETNKIREQLGMKPLPRDKFPPLSSPPTREDRQLMRKSHTLDAILLLLKDLEEDELLVVHTAAQNRLQMFTQNSEIIKNSLQTQRTKDIED from the exons ATGAAGCTCTCAAAAAAGCTAGTTCTCGCCAAAGCCAAGGCATCTGACCTGGAAAGCATAAAGAAGCTAAATTGTTG gggATGTAATCTGACAGAT ATAGCCATCTTCATCCACATGCCCAACATCGAAGTGCTAACACTGAG TGTCAACAGTATCACATCTCTCGCTCCTCTGGCCGGATGCCTCAACCTGTGTGAACTCTACCTGAGGAGGAACATGATCTCCTCACTATCAGAGCTTTCCCATTTGCGTTCCCTGGGTCACCTAAAGGTGCTGTGGTTGGCAGAAAACCCCTGTTGTGGCACTGACCCAAACCACTACAGACTCACAGTGCTACGATGTCTCCCACATCTTCAGAAGCTGGACAACCAAG tggtgacagaggaggaggttgCACGTGCTCTCACCCAGGGAGAAGAGGTCACTACCCCTACAGAGCCAGTCCAAAACCAGCCTTCAACCAATGGCCagccagacacagagacagagaatgaCCCCCTTGAATACAGCATGGATGAGACAAA CAAAATAAGAGAACAGTTGGGAATGAAGCCACTTCCAAGAGACAAGTTCCCGCCATTGTCTTCTCCACCAACCAGAGAAGACAGGCAGCTCATGAGAAAG tCACATACCCTTGATGCAATTCTGCTCCTGCTCAAAGATTTGGAAGAAGATGAGCTTCTTGTTGTGCACACAGCTGCACAGAACAGACTCCAAATGtttacacaaaattcagaaatCATTAAAAACTCACTACAGACCCAAAGGACCAAAGATATTGAAGATTAG